The following proteins come from a genomic window of Microtus ochrogaster isolate Prairie Vole_2 chromosome 7, MicOch1.0, whole genome shotgun sequence:
- the LOC101989739 gene encoding T-cell-specific guanine nucleotide triphosphate-binding protein 1-like produces the protein MAWASSINAFFNNFKRESQILSEETSTLIKTHIKSNNLQEALSVINNALRDIENVPLNIAVTGETGAGKSTFINALRGVGQEDEGAATTGVKETTMERTSYPHPKLPQVTLWDLPGIGSSSFTPENYLKEMKFAEYDFFIIISASRFKENDAQLAKAISRMNMNFYFVRTKIDNELYNEKKSKPKTFNKENVLKKIRKDCSQQLKEVLSFEPQIFLVSNFEMSKYDFPKLESKLLYDLPAHKRQVFMLSLSSATEATINHKRDILKQKVFLEALKSGAWATIPFVGVIRDELEDLDETFNQFRSYFGLDDASLEKIAKDFNISVNELKAHLRFPNLCAENDDVSFRTKLQNYIERVSLAFGGLGAAVYYFKKSYYLQNLFIDTAANDAIALLNKEDLFEKKVGPYISKPPEFWE, from the coding sequence ATGGCTTGGGCCTCCAGCATTAATGcattctttaataattttaagagGGAAAGCCAAATCCTCTCTGAGGAAACCAGCACCTTGATTAAAACCCACATCAAGAGCAATAACCTCCAGGAAGCACTTTCTGTAATCAACAATGCACTGAGAGACATCGAGAATGTCCCCCTGAACATTGCTGTGACAggggagacaggggcagggaaGTCCACGTTCATCAATGCCCTGagaggggtggggcaggaagatGAAGGTGCAGCTACCACTGGGGTGAAAGAGACAACCATGGAGAGAACTTCATACCCACATCCAAAGCTTCCCCAGGTGACACTATGGGACCTGCCTGGCATTGGGTCCTCTTCTTTCACACCAGAAAACTacctaaaagaaatgaagtttgcTGAGTATGACTTCTTCATTATCATCTCAGCTTCACGCTTCAAAGAAAATGATGCCCAGCTAGCCAAAGCCATCTCAAGGATGAACATGAATTTCTACTTTGTCCGAACCAAGATAGATAATGAAttatataatgaaaagaaaagtaaacccaAGACATTCAATAAGGAGAATGTCCTAAAGAAAATCCGGAAAGACTGTTCACAGCAACTCAAGGAGGTTCTCTCATTTGAGCCTCAAATCTTCTTAGTCTCTAACTTTGAAATGTCTAAGTATGACTTTCCAAAACTGGAAAGCAAACTCCTATATGATCTCCCAGCCCACAAGCGCCAAGTCTTCATGCTGTCTTTGAGCAGTGCTACTGAGGCCACCATTAACCACAAGAGAGATATCCTGAAGCAGAAAGTCTTCCTAGAGGCCCTGAAGAGTGGAGCATGGGCCACCATTCCATTTGTTGGTGTGATCAGGGATGAGTTAGAGGATCTGGATGAAACATTCAATCAATTCAGGTCTTACTTTGGGCTGGATGATGCCTCGTTGGAAAAGATTGCTAAAGATTTTAACATATCTGTGAATGAACTGAAGGCACACCTTCGGTTTCCCAATTTGTGTGCAGAAAATGATGATGTGTCCTTCAGAACAAAACTACAGAATTATATTGAACGTGTTTCCTTGGCTTTTGGTGGACTAGGTGCTGCTGTTTATTACTTCAAGAAATCTTACTATCTGCAGAATCTCTTTATTGATACTGCAGCAAATGATGCCATAGCTCTTCTTAATAAAGAAGATCTTTTTGAAAAGAAGGTGGGACCATATATATCTAAGCCCCCAGAATTCTGGGAATGA